In a genomic window of Venatoribacter cucullus:
- a CDS encoding GntR family transcriptional regulator, giving the protein MSLMATESLSGQIARHLANRIIQGELAPGERIQEGRVVNELNVSRGSVREALLLLEKRHLINILPRRGAVVAQLTGQHIHSLYDLYVTLLIMLAQKVAQHWNEQSIQPLIEQVQRIQSLRTGQDKAGFIEAGFGLMQQALVLADNPYLAQILNDLQPAIHRTYALAVRHSPGETEYASRFFAGLMDAVLKREPQNIPAVVETYGQHQRALVLAALAQEQTHAS; this is encoded by the coding sequence ATGAGCTTAATGGCTACTGAAAGCCTGTCCGGGCAAATCGCCCGGCATCTGGCCAATCGCATTATTCAGGGCGAATTAGCGCCGGGTGAGCGTATTCAGGAAGGCCGGGTGGTGAACGAACTGAACGTCAGCCGCGGTTCGGTGCGCGAGGCGTTACTGCTTCTGGAAAAACGTCATCTTATTAATATCCTGCCGCGCCGGGGTGCGGTGGTGGCGCAGCTTACCGGGCAGCATATTCATAGCTTGTATGATCTGTACGTCACCTTACTGATTATGCTGGCGCAAAAAGTGGCACAGCACTGGAATGAGCAGAGCATTCAGCCGCTGATCGAACAGGTGCAGCGTATTCAGAGCCTGCGTACCGGCCAGGATAAAGCCGGTTTTATTGAGGCGGGCTTTGGCCTGATGCAGCAGGCGCTGGTTTTGGCAGACAACCCCTATCTGGCGCAGATACTGAATGACCTGCAGCCGGCCATTCACCGCACCTACGCACTGGCGGTGCGGCATTCGCCCGGCGAAACCGAATACGCCAGCCGCTTTTTTGCCGGCCTGATGGACGCCGTACTGAAACGTGAACCGCAGAATATTCCGGCGGTTGTGGAAACCTATGGTCAGCATCAGCGCGCGCTGGTACTGGCCGCACTGGCACAGGAGCAGACGCATGCGTCTTAA
- the smc gene encoding chromosome segregation protein SMC — protein sequence MRLKAIKLAGFKSFVDPTTVPFNTNMTGIVGPNGCGKSNTIDAVRWVMGESSAKYLRGDAMTDVIFNGSSERKPVGKASVELVFDNSDKTLKGEYAAYNEISLRRQVSRDGQSLYFLNGTKCRRKDITDIFLGTGLGPRSYAIIEQGMISRLIEAKPEELRVYVEEAAGISKYKERRRETENRMRRTHENLERLQDIREELERQLSHLQRQAQAAEKYKELKAQERQKKAQLQALKWQALDADYRERELQIARHETRFEEQMAAQRAADAAIEGLRLDHQQRSDEFNQAQSKYYEVGAQIARQEQKLEHQAQLSLQLDRDLADAEKAIFDSQRALEEDQLQRETLSEELMMLEPELEMLLAEQEESALHLLEAEEAQARWQDDWDAFTQRASEPTRQAEVAQTRMQATEQQLARLDQQIRRLQEELQQLQDNPEREEIQLLAEEVSEQELQADSQQERLDTLQEQTQSAREQLEALRTQRDDGKARLSQMLNRKATLDALQKAALGQGSEAVSHWLESHQLARKPRLAEQLQVEAGWERAVETVLGNYLQAVMIDQLDPAQHWLGSFKEGQLTLWQNQPTSGNTAAPGSLLAKVQSKQDISGLLAGVKTAPDLAQALAMRSAISAQESVITPDGIWLGRSWLRVARAADGEGGVLARQQELEVLDDQIEELDIQVEEWDADLDAAQLRQRSLEQQRDTAQREQQQVAQKLITLKSQLSGKQARAEQFALRGDKLRTEVAELQELQALEREQLEVLRLQWQEAMSAIDTDTDERERLQTRRQQVQQQLEQARQEGRAQQDRTHQLQLKVQTLKSREQGLQQAISRLAEQMQRLQERKAQILANQNRDHSADLDELKLQLEEMLERRMDAEQRMQAARHALEAVDSQLRQLEQARAEAENNALAVRNELEKVRMECQALDIRRQALIEQLQEEKLTLKDVLENMPEEANAADWQQELERIGERIQRLGAINLAAIEEYQVQSERKVYLDAQNDDLQKALTTLEGAIAKIDRETRTRFKETFDKMNAGLAELFPKVFGGGHAWLELTDEDMLSTGVAIMARPPGKKNSTIHLLSGGEKALTAIALVFSIFQLNPAPFCMLDEVDAPLDDANVGRYARLVKAMSEKVQFIYITHNKIAMEMASQLMGVTMHEPGVSRLVSVDVEEAAELIDQ from the coding sequence ATGCGTCTTAAGGCCATCAAACTCGCCGGCTTTAAATCTTTCGTGGACCCCACCACCGTCCCGTTCAATACCAATATGACCGGTATTGTCGGCCCCAACGGTTGCGGCAAATCCAACACCATCGACGCGGTACGCTGGGTAATGGGCGAGAGCTCGGCCAAATACCTGCGTGGCGATGCCATGACCGACGTTATTTTCAACGGCTCGTCAGAACGTAAGCCGGTCGGCAAAGCCAGTGTCGAGCTGGTGTTCGATAACAGCGACAAAACCCTCAAAGGCGAGTACGCGGCCTACAACGAAATCAGCCTGCGCCGGCAGGTGTCGCGCGATGGCCAGTCGCTGTATTTCCTCAATGGCACTAAGTGCCGGCGTAAAGACATCACCGATATTTTCCTCGGTACCGGCCTGGGGCCGCGCTCCTACGCCATTATCGAACAGGGCATGATCTCGCGCCTGATTGAAGCCAAGCCGGAAGAATTGCGGGTGTACGTGGAAGAAGCCGCCGGCATTTCCAAATACAAAGAGCGCCGCCGCGAAACCGAAAACCGCATGCGCCGTACTCACGAAAACCTTGAGCGTCTGCAGGATATCCGCGAAGAGCTGGAGCGCCAGTTATCGCACCTGCAACGCCAGGCCCAGGCGGCGGAAAAATACAAAGAACTGAAAGCGCAGGAACGGCAGAAAAAAGCCCAGCTGCAGGCGCTGAAATGGCAGGCACTGGATGCCGACTACCGCGAACGCGAACTGCAGATTGCCCGCCACGAAACCCGTTTTGAAGAGCAGATGGCGGCCCAGCGGGCTGCCGATGCCGCCATTGAAGGACTGCGGCTGGACCATCAGCAGCGCAGCGACGAGTTCAATCAGGCGCAAAGCAAGTATTACGAAGTCGGCGCCCAGATCGCCCGCCAGGAACAGAAACTGGAGCATCAGGCGCAGCTGAGCCTGCAGCTCGACCGCGATCTGGCCGATGCCGAAAAAGCCATTTTTGACAGCCAGCGGGCGCTGGAAGAAGACCAGCTGCAACGGGAAACCCTGAGCGAAGAACTGATGATGCTGGAGCCGGAGCTGGAGATGCTGCTGGCCGAGCAGGAAGAATCGGCGCTGCATCTGCTGGAAGCCGAAGAAGCCCAGGCCCGCTGGCAGGACGACTGGGATGCCTTCACCCAGCGCGCCAGCGAACCCACCCGTCAGGCGGAAGTGGCGCAAACCCGCATGCAGGCCACCGAGCAGCAACTGGCGCGCCTTGATCAGCAGATCCGCCGCCTGCAGGAAGAATTACAGCAGCTGCAGGACAACCCCGAGCGGGAAGAAATCCAGTTGCTGGCCGAAGAAGTCAGCGAGCAGGAACTGCAGGCCGACAGTCAGCAGGAGCGGCTGGACACCCTGCAGGAACAGACGCAAAGCGCCCGTGAACAGCTGGAAGCCCTGCGTACCCAGCGTGACGACGGCAAAGCCCGTCTGAGCCAGATGCTCAACCGCAAAGCCACCCTGGATGCCCTGCAAAAAGCCGCGCTGGGGCAGGGCAGCGAAGCCGTCAGCCACTGGTTGGAAAGCCATCAGCTGGCACGCAAACCGCGGCTGGCCGAACAGTTACAGGTGGAAGCCGGCTGGGAACGGGCAGTGGAAACCGTGCTGGGCAATTATTTGCAGGCGGTGATGATTGACCAGCTCGATCCGGCGCAGCATTGGCTGGGCAGTTTTAAAGAAGGCCAGCTGACCCTGTGGCAGAACCAGCCAACCAGTGGGAACACCGCGGCGCCCGGCTCGCTGCTGGCGAAAGTGCAGAGCAAACAAGATATCAGCGGCCTGCTGGCCGGGGTGAAAACCGCTCCCGATCTGGCCCAGGCGCTGGCCATGCGCAGCGCAATCAGTGCGCAGGAATCGGTGATTACCCCGGATGGTATCTGGCTGGGCCGCAGTTGGTTGCGCGTGGCCCGCGCTGCCGATGGCGAAGGCGGGGTGCTGGCACGCCAGCAGGAACTGGAGGTGCTGGACGACCAGATTGAAGAACTCGACATTCAGGTGGAAGAATGGGATGCCGATCTGGACGCCGCCCAGCTGCGTCAGCGCTCGCTGGAACAGCAGCGCGATACGGCCCAGCGCGAACAGCAACAGGTAGCGCAGAAACTCATTACTCTGAAGTCGCAGCTGTCGGGCAAACAGGCGCGGGCGGAACAGTTTGCCCTGCGTGGCGATAAGCTGCGCACCGAGGTGGCCGAGCTGCAGGAACTGCAAGCGCTGGAGCGCGAGCAGCTGGAAGTGCTGCGCCTGCAATGGCAGGAGGCCATGAGCGCTATCGACACCGACACCGATGAGCGTGAGCGGTTACAAACCCGCCGCCAGCAGGTACAGCAACAACTGGAACAGGCGCGCCAGGAAGGCCGCGCGCAGCAGGACCGTACCCATCAGCTGCAGTTGAAAGTACAAACCCTGAAAAGCCGTGAGCAGGGCCTGCAGCAGGCCATCAGCCGGCTGGCGGAGCAGATGCAGCGGCTGCAGGAGCGTAAAGCCCAGATTCTGGCCAACCAGAACCGTGACCACAGCGCTGATCTGGACGAACTGAAATTACAACTGGAAGAAATGCTTGAACGGCGGATGGATGCCGAACAGCGGATGCAGGCGGCCCGTCATGCGCTGGAAGCGGTCGACAGCCAGTTACGGCAGCTGGAACAGGCCCGTGCCGAAGCCGAAAACAACGCGCTGGCGGTGCGCAACGAACTGGAAAAAGTGCGCATGGAATGCCAGGCGCTGGATATCCGTCGTCAGGCCTTAATCGAACAGCTGCAGGAAGAAAAACTGACCCTGAAAGACGTGCTGGAGAATATGCCGGAAGAGGCCAACGCCGCTGACTGGCAGCAGGAGCTGGAGCGTATCGGCGAGCGGATTCAGCGGCTGGGTGCCATCAACCTGGCGGCCATTGAAGAATACCAGGTGCAGTCCGAACGCAAGGTGTATCTGGATGCCCAGAACGACGATCTGCAGAAAGCCCTGACCACCCTGGAAGGGGCGATTGCCAAGATTGACCGTGAAACCCGCACCCGTTTCAAAGAAACCTTCGACAAAATGAACGCCGGTCTGGCCGAACTGTTCCCGAAAGTCTTTGGCGGTGGCCATGCCTGGCTGGAACTGACTGACGAAGACATGCTGAGCACCGGCGTGGCCATTATGGCGCGTCCGCCGGGCAAGAAAAACAGCACCATTCATCTGCTCTCCGGGGGTGAAAAAGCGCTGACCGCTATCGCCCTGGTGTTCTCCATCTTCCAGCTCAATCCGGCGCCATTTTGCATGCTGGATGAAGTGGACGCACCGCTCGACGATGCCAACGTCGGCCGTTATGCGCGGCTGGTGAAAGCGATGTCGGAAAAAGTGCAGTTTATCTACATCACCCACAACAAGATCGCCATGGAAATGGCCTCGCAGCTGATGGGCGTGACCATGCACGAGCCCGGGGTATCGCGGCTGGTGTCGGTGGATGTGGAAGAGGCGGCCGAACTGATTGACCAGTAA
- a CDS encoding trimeric intracellular cation channel family protein, whose amino-acid sequence MLTIIYLIAITAEAMSGALTAGRRNMDMFGVAFIAFLTALGGGTVRDILLGNYPVTWTQHSMYIYLVISAGLATMVIARFMHRLHQLFLVLDSMGLIAFTIIGCNVALGLDYDTPVVIMSGMITGIFGGILRDVLCGSTPQVLREELYASVSLLVAILYLTLQEHHADPDINLLASFSAGLLLRMAAIRWKWSLPVFSYSPERWKS is encoded by the coding sequence ATGCTGACCATTATCTATCTGATCGCCATTACCGCTGAAGCCATGTCCGGCGCCTTAACCGCCGGTCGCCGCAATATGGATATGTTCGGCGTTGCCTTTATTGCTTTCCTTACCGCCCTGGGTGGCGGCACCGTACGCGACATTCTGCTGGGTAATTATCCCGTTACCTGGACGCAGCACTCCATGTACATATATCTGGTCATTTCCGCAGGTCTGGCCACTATGGTGATTGCGCGTTTTATGCACCGCCTGCATCAGTTGTTTCTGGTGCTCGACAGCATGGGCCTGATCGCCTTTACCATCATTGGTTGTAACGTCGCGCTGGGGCTGGATTACGATACCCCGGTGGTGATTATGTCGGGCATGATTACCGGTATTTTTGGTGGCATTCTGCGCGATGTGCTCTGTGGTTCCACCCCGCAGGTGTTGCGCGAAGAACTCTACGCCAGCGTGTCGTTGCTGGTCGCCATTCTGTATTTAACCCTGCAGGAACATCACGCCGATCCCGATATTAACCTGCTGGCGTCTTTCTCCGCCGGTCTGCTGTTACGCATGGCGGCCATTCGCTGGAAATGGTCGCTGCCGGTGTTTTCCTACTCGCCCGAACGCTGGAAAAGCTGA
- a CDS encoding alkane 1-monooxygenase, which yields MPSAGHSHWMITVKKYAYLLVVIPPALLLLSQWLWQHFGYPDLFAFLVLGFVFGLIPLLDHLVGQDPVNPDEQQEVPRLSEEKFYRVLTLLCLPMQLATIVWAGHVFMTTEMSWVGQLGWLLSVGTVGGIVAINVGHELIHKDPRLEQWAGGALLASVCYAGFKVEHVRGHHVHVSTPEDASSSRYGQSLYAFLPQAYLHNFLNAWKLEAKRLQHKGFSAVSWRNELLWWYGLSLLMTAGCGLLWGWMGVLYFVAQSFFAFSLLEVINYVEHYGLHRRKLESGRYERPDIQHSWNSNFLLTNLFLFQLQRHSDHHAYPKRRYQVLRHHDESPQLPSGYAAMVVLALIPPLWFKVMNPRVEGYYQGEEHQLASA from the coding sequence ATGCCATCTGCCGGCCACAGCCACTGGATGATTACCGTTAAAAAATACGCTTATCTGCTGGTGGTGATTCCACCCGCTTTACTGTTGCTGTCGCAATGGCTGTGGCAGCACTTCGGTTACCCCGATCTGTTTGCCTTTCTGGTACTGGGGTTTGTCTTCGGTCTGATCCCGCTGCTGGATCATCTGGTCGGCCAGGATCCGGTGAATCCGGACGAACAGCAGGAAGTACCGCGTTTAAGCGAGGAGAAATTCTACCGGGTGCTGACGCTGCTGTGCCTGCCGATGCAACTGGCGACCATTGTCTGGGCCGGTCATGTGTTTATGACCACAGAGATGAGCTGGGTGGGGCAACTGGGCTGGCTGCTGTCGGTCGGTACCGTCGGCGGCATTGTCGCCATTAATGTTGGCCACGAACTGATCCATAAGGATCCACGCCTGGAGCAGTGGGCCGGTGGCGCCCTGCTGGCTTCGGTGTGCTATGCCGGCTTTAAAGTAGAGCACGTGCGCGGCCATCATGTGCATGTATCCACACCGGAAGATGCTTCGTCTTCCCGCTACGGCCAGAGCCTGTATGCGTTTCTGCCCCAGGCTTATCTGCATAATTTCCTCAATGCCTGGAAACTGGAAGCCAAGCGTCTGCAGCACAAAGGTTTCTCTGCCGTCAGCTGGCGCAATGAACTGCTCTGGTGGTACGGCCTGAGCCTGCTGATGACCGCCGGTTGTGGGCTGCTGTGGGGCTGGATGGGGGTGTTGTACTTCGTGGCGCAGAGCTTCTTCGCCTTCTCACTGCTGGAAGTGATCAACTATGTGGAGCATTACGGCCTGCACCGCCGCAAACTGGAGAGTGGCCGCTACGAGCGACCGGATATCCAGCACTCCTGGAACAGCAACTTCCTGCTCACCAATCTGTTTCTGTTCCAGCTGCAGCGCCATTCGGACCACCATGCCTACCCGAAACGCCGCTATCAGGTGCTGCGCCACCATGATGAAAGCCCGCAGTTACCCAGCGGTTACGCCGCCATGGTGGTGCTGGCACTGATTCCGCCGCTGTGGTTCAAAGTGATGAACCCGCGCGTGGAAGGCTATTACCAGGGTGAAGAACACCAGCTGGCCAGCGCCTGA
- a CDS encoding S-(hydroxymethyl)glutathione dehydrogenase/class III alcohol dehydrogenase, whose product MTDTITCRAAVAWGPGEPLKIETVQVAPPKAGEVRVRIVATGVCHTDAFTLSGEDPEGIFPAILGHEGGGIVESVGEGVTSVQVGDHVIPLYTAECGQCKFCTSGKTNLCQAVRATQGKGLMPDGTSRFSINGEPIFHYMGCSTFSEYTVLPEISLAKVNPVAPLEEVCLLGCGVTTGMGAVLNTAKVEEGATVAIFGLGGIGLSAIIGATMAKAGRIIGIDINESKFELAKKLGATDCINPKNFDKPIQDVIVELTDGGVDYSFECIGNVNVMRSALECCHKGWGESVIIGVAGAGQEISTRPFQLVTGRVWRGSAFGGVKGRSELPGIVEDYLAGKFALNDFITHTMPLERINEAFDLMHEGKSIRSVIHY is encoded by the coding sequence ATGACCGATACCATTACCTGTCGTGCTGCCGTGGCCTGGGGCCCGGGCGAACCACTGAAAATTGAAACCGTGCAGGTAGCACCACCGAAAGCGGGCGAAGTGCGGGTACGTATTGTTGCCACCGGCGTGTGCCACACCGATGCCTTCACCCTAAGCGGTGAAGATCCGGAAGGTATTTTCCCGGCCATTCTCGGCCACGAAGGCGGCGGTATTGTGGAGTCAGTCGGCGAAGGCGTCACCAGTGTGCAGGTCGGCGACCACGTTATTCCGCTGTACACCGCCGAATGTGGCCAGTGTAAGTTCTGTACCTCCGGTAAAACCAACCTCTGTCAGGCCGTGCGCGCCACCCAGGGCAAAGGCTTAATGCCCGATGGTACCAGTCGTTTTTCCATTAACGGCGAACCCATTTTTCACTACATGGGCTGCTCGACGTTCTCGGAATACACCGTGTTGCCGGAAATTTCCCTGGCCAAGGTGAACCCGGTGGCGCCGCTGGAAGAAGTCTGTCTGCTCGGTTGCGGTGTCACCACCGGCATGGGCGCAGTGCTGAATACCGCCAAGGTAGAAGAGGGCGCCACCGTGGCGATTTTCGGTCTCGGCGGCATTGGTTTATCGGCCATTATCGGCGCCACCATGGCCAAAGCCGGTCGCATCATTGGTATTGATATCAACGAAAGCAAATTTGAGCTGGCGAAAAAACTCGGCGCCACCGACTGCATTAATCCGAAGAACTTCGACAAGCCGATTCAGGACGTGATCGTTGAGCTGACCGACGGCGGCGTGGATTACTCCTTCGAGTGCATCGGTAATGTGAATGTGATGCGTTCGGCGCTGGAATGCTGCCATAAGGGTTGGGGCGAGTCGGTGATTATCGGCGTGGCCGGCGCCGGTCAGGAAATCTCCACCCGCCCGTTCCAGCTGGTGACTGGCCGGGTATGGCGCGGCAGTGCCTTTGGTGGGGTGAAAGGCCGTTCCGAATTACCGGGCATCGTGGAAGATTATCTGGCCGGTAAGTTCGCGCTGAACGATTTTATTACCCATACCATGCCGCTGGAGCGCATTAACGAAGCCTTTGATCTGATGCACGAAGGCAAGAGCATCCGCAGCGTTATTCATTACTGA
- a CDS encoding methyl-accepting chemotaxis protein produces the protein MRVNTPVTGQEIEVSAGANILSTTDASGHITHINEEFVAISGFSREELLGQAHNIVRHPDMPRAAYLQMWQRLQQGKSWLGAVKNRCKNGDYYWVRAYVIPILDNAGNILELQSIRAWLETPARQRAERLYAGISKNQPGHGPLPPLALRRALPLSLRLALLALFVPVTGALQLLTGPLWQVLLLWTLMGAAAAGASWWLMAPFRRTVRRARSLIDDPLAEQVFTGRCDDIGSIELSLTEQQDEMAAVLKRFCDLVSRLEQGVDTVSSNSEQAQSSVHQQSSSTDSIAAACEQMTVVDNEVAEQAGSMLERIRAAHQRVARSQELARDTCSGMDKLTHELQQTTRSIEHLVQVSHEVTDALSVIGEITEQTNLLALNASIEAARAGEAGRGFAVVADEVRALALRTRSSTEQIRSTLESFTATVSEATAAMARCDQHAANAAHNATDSDHTLAEAASYFDQIADACGQTATAVEQQRVASADIADKVVDISRLAQQACSLTSGVGSAVTDLTGQIRQVRSLIQRLRAVTEESLAS, from the coding sequence ATGCGGGTTAACACACCGGTAACCGGGCAGGAAATTGAAGTCTCTGCCGGAGCAAACATTCTGTCGACCACCGACGCCAGCGGACACATCACTCATATCAATGAGGAATTCGTCGCCATCAGCGGCTTTTCCCGTGAGGAGTTATTGGGCCAGGCGCACAATATTGTGCGCCATCCGGATATGCCACGGGCGGCTTATCTGCAGATGTGGCAGCGCCTGCAGCAGGGAAAAAGCTGGCTGGGTGCGGTCAAAAACCGCTGTAAAAACGGCGATTATTACTGGGTGCGGGCCTATGTGATTCCGATTCTCGATAACGCCGGTAATATTCTGGAACTGCAATCCATCCGAGCCTGGCTGGAAACACCGGCGCGTCAGCGCGCCGAGCGTCTGTATGCGGGCATCAGTAAGAATCAGCCTGGCCATGGGCCGTTACCGCCACTGGCGCTGCGCCGGGCGTTACCCTTATCGCTGCGGCTGGCGTTGCTGGCGCTCTTTGTTCCGGTCACCGGTGCTCTGCAATTACTCACTGGGCCGCTGTGGCAGGTGTTATTGCTCTGGACCCTGATGGGGGCGGCCGCGGCCGGTGCCAGCTGGTGGCTGATGGCGCCCTTCCGGCGCACAGTACGTCGGGCCCGCAGTCTTATTGATGATCCGCTGGCCGAGCAGGTGTTTACTGGTCGCTGCGATGATATCGGCAGTATTGAACTGTCCCTGACGGAACAGCAGGACGAAATGGCCGCCGTACTGAAACGCTTCTGTGATCTGGTCAGCCGGCTGGAGCAGGGCGTGGATACCGTCAGCAGCAACAGCGAGCAGGCGCAATCCAGCGTGCATCAGCAGTCGTCCTCTACCGATTCCATTGCCGCCGCCTGTGAACAGATGACGGTGGTCGACAATGAAGTGGCGGAACAGGCCGGCAGCATGCTGGAACGTATCCGCGCTGCCCATCAGCGTGTCGCCCGCAGTCAGGAGCTGGCGCGCGACACCTGCAGCGGCATGGATAAACTGACCCATGAATTACAACAGACCACCCGGTCTATTGAGCATCTGGTGCAGGTCAGCCATGAGGTAACCGATGCCCTCAGTGTGATTGGCGAAATCACCGAACAAACCAATTTGCTGGCGTTGAACGCCTCCATCGAAGCCGCCCGCGCCGGTGAGGCCGGTCGCGGTTTTGCCGTAGTGGCCGATGAAGTGCGGGCACTGGCGCTGCGCACCCGCTCATCGACCGAACAGATCCGCAGCACCCTGGAAAGCTTTACCGCTACGGTTAGTGAAGCCACGGCGGCCATGGCCCGCTGTGATCAGCACGCTGCCAATGCGGCGCATAACGCCACCGATTCTGACCACACCCTGGCGGAAGCCGCCAGTTACTTTGATCAGATCGCCGACGCCTGCGGCCAGACTGCCACCGCCGTCGAACAGCAGCGGGTGGCTTCGGCCGATATCGCCGATAAAGTCGTGGACATCAGCCGGCTGGCGCAGCAGGCCTGCAGTCTGACCAGCGGCGTGGGGTCTGCGGTGACTGATCTGACCGGGCAGATCCGCCAGGTGCGCTCGTTAATTCAGCGATTACGGGCGGTTACTGAGGAAAGCCTGGCCAGCTGA
- the fghA gene encoding S-formylglutathione hydrolase translates to MSLQPVSENKSFGGWHRQYQHDSAVLNCPMRFAIYLPPQASADNPVPVLYWLSGLTCTDENFMQKAGAQRLAAELGIAIVAPDTSPRGEGVADAPGQYDLGQGAGFYVNATQQPWTAHYRMYDYIVDELPALIESEFPVSQRRAIAGHSMGGHGALVIALRNAQRYCSVSAFSPISNPVNCPWGQQAFTAYLGEDQSAWQAYDASVLMAASKATLPALVDQGEADQFLPEQLQPEALEQAAQRSGFPLTLRRQPGYDHSYYFIASFIEEHLRFHARYLQQA, encoded by the coding sequence ATGTCATTACAACCTGTCAGTGAAAACAAAAGCTTCGGTGGCTGGCACCGCCAATACCAGCACGACTCTGCGGTGCTGAATTGCCCCATGCGTTTTGCCATCTATCTGCCGCCGCAGGCCAGTGCCGATAACCCGGTGCCGGTGCTGTACTGGTTGTCGGGTTTAACCTGTACCGACGAAAACTTTATGCAGAAAGCCGGCGCCCAGCGCCTGGCTGCTGAGCTGGGCATCGCCATTGTCGCCCCCGATACCAGCCCGCGCGGTGAGGGCGTGGCCGATGCACCGGGGCAGTATGACCTGGGTCAGGGCGCGGGTTTCTATGTGAATGCCACTCAGCAGCCCTGGACCGCGCATTACCGTATGTACGACTACATCGTCGATGAATTGCCGGCCTTAATTGAATCGGAATTTCCGGTCAGCCAGCGCCGCGCCATTGCCGGTCATTCCATGGGCGGCCACGGTGCGCTGGTGATTGCCCTGCGGAATGCGCAACGCTATTGCTCGGTGTCGGCGTTCAGCCCGATCAGCAACCCGGTTAACTGCCCCTGGGGTCAGCAAGCCTTTACGGCTTATCTGGGTGAGGATCAGAGCGCGTGGCAGGCCTACGATGCCAGCGTGCTGATGGCCGCCAGCAAGGCAACCTTGCCGGCGCTGGTGGATCAGGGCGAGGCCGATCAGTTCCTGCCGGAACAGTTACAACCAGAGGCGCTGGAGCAGGCCGCGCAGCGTTCGGGTTTTCCGCTGACCCTGCGCCGGCAGCCGGGCTATGACCACAGCTATTACTTTATTGCCTCGTTTATTGAAGAGCATCTGCGCTTTCATGCCCGCTATCTGCAGCAGGCCTGA
- a CDS encoding cell division protein ZipA C-terminal FtsZ-binding domain-containing protein: protein MEWSWRTVLILLALLLVAGIVFDGLRRMRKARAEALRLDVDPGLSKAFSHDQHNPELPGGFRVLGTSAAAAEPPQQTVQKPVQEPVAPVASKPRAEPAFSALDNSETDEPVIPWEDDLGPVRVIPKTEVSLAEQPLPHAVAQDLDIPPSALIPKARPVNLDEQVPVLLDVEELGAEENSTPVITSAAASAEQPAAAMDDPVQDAEQDAQTADQGAEAVEPEAENAERDAENAEQNAAAADKSADDAARQEALQETPAMADEVDEIPEQLAVQPVNFASPEAEKLSDRAAPEVVLEIHCIARDPAGFSGKDILFLFNSCDLRFGEKDIFHRYEQPDGKGCIQFSVAQSFNPGIFVPAAMAQQHFRGLSFFMSLPGAHKPLEAYEAMSGMALVVARQLQADLFDGARSALTHQTIEHDRQQIIDFDRRQRLLAKKQARS from the coding sequence ATGGAATGGAGCTGGCGTACTGTCCTGATCCTGTTGGCATTGCTGCTGGTCGCGGGCATTGTCTTTGACGGCTTGCGCCGGATGCGCAAGGCCCGTGCCGAAGCGCTGCGTCTGGATGTCGATCCCGGCCTCAGCAAGGCGTTCAGCCACGATCAGCATAATCCGGAATTACCCGGTGGTTTCCGGGTACTCGGAACGTCTGCCGCGGCTGCAGAACCTCCGCAGCAAACCGTTCAGAAACCGGTCCAGGAACCGGTCGCTCCGGTCGCCAGTAAACCGCGCGCCGAGCCAGCGTTCAGCGCACTGGATAACAGCGAAACGGATGAGCCGGTTATCCCGTGGGAAGATGATCTGGGCCCGGTGCGGGTTATCCCCAAAACCGAAGTCAGCCTGGCGGAACAACCTCTGCCCCATGCTGTGGCGCAGGATCTGGATATTCCCCCATCCGCCCTGATACCAAAAGCCCGGCCGGTCAACCTTGATGAGCAGGTACCGGTATTGCTGGATGTGGAAGAGCTGGGGGCGGAAGAAAACAGCACTCCCGTTATTACCAGCGCCGCAGCGTCCGCAGAGCAGCCGGCAGCGGCCATGGATGACCCGGTTCAGGATGCAGAACAAGATGCACAAACCGCCGATCAGGGTGCAGAAGCCGTTGAGCCAGAGGCCGAAAACGCAGAGCGGGATGCAGAAAACGCAGAACAGAATGCAGCCGCTGCCGATAAATCTGCAGACGATGCTGCCCGCCAGGAAGCCCTGCAGGAAACGCCCGCCATGGCTGACGAAGTGGATGAAATACCCGAGCAACTGGCGGTGCAGCCGGTGAATTTTGCCAGCCCGGAAGCGGAAAAACTCAGCGATCGCGCCGCCCCGGAAGTGGTGCTGGAAATTCATTGTATTGCCCGGGATCCGGCCGGTTTTTCCGGTAAAGATATTTTATTCCTGTTTAACAGCTGCGATTTACGCTTCGGCGAAAAAGACATTTTTCACCGCTATGAACAACCGGACGGTAAAGGCTGTATTCAGTTTTCGGTGGCGCAAAGTTTTAACCCCGGTATTTTTGTGCCGGCGGCCATGGCCCAGCAGCATTTCCGTGGTTTAAGCTTTTTTATGAGTCTGCCCGGTGCGCACAAACCGCTGGAAGCCTATGAGGCCATGTCCGGCATGGCCTTAGTCGTGGCGCGGCAATTACAGGCCGATTTATTCGATGGTGCCCGCAGTGCGTTAACGCACCAGACCATTGAACACGACCGCCAGCAGATTATTGATTTTGATCGCCGGCAGCGTTTGCTGGCGAAAAAACAAGCCCGATCCTGA